The following are encoded in a window of Gossypium raimondii isolate GPD5lz chromosome 13, ASM2569854v1, whole genome shotgun sequence genomic DNA:
- the LOC105783575 gene encoding superoxide dismutase [Cu-Zn] isoform X1, with the protein MVKAVAVLSSNEGVSGTVFFSQEGDGPTTVTGNLSGLKAGLHGFHVHALGDTTNGCMSTGPHFNPAGKEHGAPEDENRHAGDLGNVTVGDDGCASFSITDKQIPLTGPNSIIGRAVVVHADPDDLGKGGHELSKSTGNAGGRVACGKLSISIT; encoded by the exons ATGGTGAAAGCCGTTGCCGTCCTTAGCAGCAATGAAGGTGTTAGCGGAACTGTTTTCTTCTCCCAAGAAGGAGATG GTCCAACTACCGTGACTGGGAACCTTTCTGGTCTTAAGGCCGGACTCCATGGCTTCCATGTTCATGCCCTTGGGGACACAACTAACGGGTGCATGTCAACTG GACCCCATTTTAATCCTGCTGGCAAAGAGCATGGTGCTCCCGAAGATGAGAACCGCCATGCTGGTGATCTAGGAAATGTCACTGTTGGTGATGATG GCTGTGCTAGCTTCTCCATCACCGACAAACAG ATTCCTCTCACAGGCCCAAACTCCATTATCGGAAGAGCTGTAGTTGTCCATGCAGATCCCGATGACCTTGGCAAGG GCGGCCATGAGCTCAGCAAAAGCACAGGAAATGCTGGCGGCAGAGTAGCTTGCGGTAAATTATCTATCTCAATCACATGA
- the LOC105783575 gene encoding superoxide dismutase [Cu-Zn] isoform X2: MVKAVAVLSSNEGVSGTVFFSQEGDGPTTVTGNLSGLKAGLHGFHVHALGDTTNGCMSTGPHFNPAGKEHGAPEDENRHAGDLGNVTVGDDGCASFSITDKQIPLTGPNSIIGRAVVVHADPDDLGKGGHELSKSTGNAGGRVACGIIGLQG, encoded by the exons ATGGTGAAAGCCGTTGCCGTCCTTAGCAGCAATGAAGGTGTTAGCGGAACTGTTTTCTTCTCCCAAGAAGGAGATG GTCCAACTACCGTGACTGGGAACCTTTCTGGTCTTAAGGCCGGACTCCATGGCTTCCATGTTCATGCCCTTGGGGACACAACTAACGGGTGCATGTCAACTG GACCCCATTTTAATCCTGCTGGCAAAGAGCATGGTGCTCCCGAAGATGAGAACCGCCATGCTGGTGATCTAGGAAATGTCACTGTTGGTGATGATG GCTGTGCTAGCTTCTCCATCACCGACAAACAG ATTCCTCTCACAGGCCCAAACTCCATTATCGGAAGAGCTGTAGTTGTCCATGCAGATCCCGATGACCTTGGCAAGG GCGGCCATGAGCTCAGCAAAAGCACAGGAAATGCTGGCGGCAGAGTAGCTTGCG GTATTATTGGTCTGCAAGGCTAA